From Alligator mississippiensis isolate rAllMis1 chromosome 1, rAllMis1, whole genome shotgun sequence:
CTGCCATATGGTCTTCCCCGTGCTCTCCGGCCACATGGCCGACCCCCCTCTGCCAGCCCATGGCGTTTCCTGCACTCCGCTGCTACGAGAGACACCCACCACACAGGCTCCCCTGCTTCATGGGGCTACCAGGATCTCAAAGCCCTGGGATCGTCAGATGTGTCATCCCATGCCAAGACAGAGCAATACGGGAAGGAGTGCCTGGGAGGTAATCCAGGAGTCATACTTTAACCCCTCacaagccaccagttggacagcccagcAGTAGAGCATacacaatttttaaaatagaaagacATTTACATTTACCTTCTAGCTGTTTTTCTAGCAATAGTTGCTGCTCTCTTTCTTTTCGCCAAAACGCTTCCTGTTTTTGCCTGATTCTGTGTCGTAGTTCCTCATCATCAGTGTCAGATGATTCAGAGCCTCTGTCGCTCCTCTCATCCTCACTGTCTCCTGATCCATAACCACCCAGTCCACCTGCGTGCATAAAGCCCAGTCTATCACGAGGAAAGGTTAAGCCTTGTTCTTAATATTTCTGTGGGGCAAAGAGGAAAGTACATTGCCCTTCCTTCATTTCCTCTTCTCTGAAAAGACATTTATTCTAGGGAAAATACAAATGTTGTTTGACTGGAGTCCTCAAGGTCCCCATATCTGTATTGATGCTCAGTTTCTACTTTTACTCCTTCTGGAACAGCTTATCTAAAAGTGATCATGACACTTTTCCCATTGTATGGAAGAACAAGCAAGCTCCTTATGGAAACAGTAACAAGGTCATCCCTTATTCATTTCCAAGCACATtgacagaagaggaaaatggCCAGAACCCTGCTCCTGAAGACATCCATGAAATTATTTCAACTACTTCAATCTTAGACATACTAAATCTCATTATCAACGTTTCTACAGTGAAAATACTGGATTTTAAGAGAGAAGGAACAGAAATGAATTTCTTTCTCCGCAAAGAGAAAGCTACCATTAACTAACAGACTGTCAGAAAGTAATAAGCATCTGATATAAAGgcctttttatatttttcccACTTGAAGTTCTCCAGATCTTcagtttttatattaattttactATCTAAACATTTGGGACACAGAAAATTTAAACTAGTGAGAGAGTTCATTACATCACAATGTCATGTAACTACTATAAGTGACCACTGACATTTTGTTTTACTACATCATGGTAAGATGACAGGGTTGAGAAAGATCTTTTGCTATTACACCTCAGACTGGCATTTCAAATCCTTATCCTGCATGCCTTCAAATGGATAATTTTGAATATGGAAGCCTTTGCAAGTGTCTAGTTTTTCAGTAGGAGTGTAATTAATTCTAAACATTACAATTATTTTAGTAGCACTCTAAACCATTACATTTATAACAAGATCAACTGTAACACACTGTCCAGTTGGATCAGAACAGGAGAAATACATAAAAATAGTAATTTCCTTCTAAGAGACTGCAGTTTGATCCTCAAACAATTAATGAAAACACGCCAGTAGCATAAGTCAGCAAGGAAAGCATCCAACCAAAACAGCAAGTTTCTCTTCCAAGTTTTTACCTAGTTTACAAAATTAGGACAAGACTCTGACACTCTACACGTTAAAATAATTCCTTTCTCCACAAAAAatcccactgacatcaatggtATTACTTGAAAAGGGTAATGAATCAGAATCTGACTAATAAGTAATTATTGGTAATTACAGTCTAGTTTTCAAAAAAAGTTCTCTAGATATTCAAGGCAAGAGCGATCTCCCCTTTAAGCCCCTCTCAAAAATAAGGAACATACTTACCGAGTCCAGTGAGGGAAGCCAGTGCACTGGACTGTGCCAGCTGTTTTGCAGGAGCTTTGTATCACATCAACAACAGGAACAACATGTTAACACAAATAGCCACGATTTCATAGTCATGAGATTCTATGGTATTGTTAAATCTACTACTATTGCTGTTttgtgggggagagaagaaacATTAAAAACGCATCATCCATTTAAAACGAATCCTTGATTTTCTGACCACGTAAGTTTAGAATTCTTAATGTGGGTTAACAGTGAACTGGAAAAACACAAATCTATATTCATAAGTCAGTTTCAAAGTTACAGAATCTGCATATAAAACTCAGATGTCAGTATTTACATGTTTAATTTTATGTCACCTGCAGTTGCATATATAGTAGCATATTAACAGTGAAAGCAAATGAATTACTAACTGAGGATTCATAGTTTGTCTCTTTTCACCTCTGATCAATTAAGAGTCTGAgataaaatgaaagaagaaattgCTAGAACTTAGGAGTCAACACAAGGGTACCATCATAACTAAAGAAATGAGTTATGTGAAAGAAATGGAATAACTGAAGAAACTCACAATACACTTCACAGGACAACAGTATGTGATTACTGGATTTGATTTCTAATTAAAATCTGATGGATAATATTTGGACTGTTCTTGGGGGACAATAGCTATGGAGTTAAATGTTCTAAAGACATGCATATATAAAATATCCacaaaaggaagtaaaaataaaGTATACCTTTAGTTGCTTTACGGTGTACGTCTTTGGCAACGTAATAAATTTCTTCGTTTGTGACATCTAAAAGGATTTCTGTCAGTAGCATTTTTGTCAAAAACATctaaagaaaataattataaataagaTCAGAGGAAAAGGCTCCAGACTAAGTTCTAAAATCAGTTAACACTGAGGAAACTCAACTGCTTAGTTTAAGATTTCAGAAGCCAGAGCAAGAATACAAGCTGTTCCAATTATTTAAAATCTGACTTGATTTCCAAACTAAATTGTTATGTTTCACCAATGTACTGTATTTCAAGAAAACACCAAATAAAGTGAGCTTCCCTGCTTATGATGTGCACCTTAATTTtagagggctgatttttgggaaaaagCATGGTATGTAAGCAAGTATGTTAAGTTCATCATATAGCTATCTTCTTCCCATATATGGCAAGTGTGTATTAACATTTATCATCTCTACATAGTGGAGGATATTTATATGGTATATTAGAGATGCATGCATATATAAAATCATCACAGTATGTGTGTTATGCCTATGATTATAATGTCAGTCACAGAAAAGTACAAGAGCTTCTCTATGCCTGAAAATATAAACATATTGTATAGGCGTAGACGATTTTCAGAGAACTATGTCATGTGTACCATCTGAtactccttttcttcttctgtcaTTTCTGGTTCGCTTTGCTCCTCTGGAAGAGCTGGAGATGGACTCCTGCTGACTTTTCCAACACTTACAGCCTCTGAATTTTCAACATCATCATCTTCTTCATCACTGTCCTACAAGAATATTGTATATTTTAAGGTTCATTTAGATTTAAAACATCAGTTTCTCTGTAATCAAGTTGAAATATCACATCAAAACAAGAAGTCCTCAAACATGCTCTCCCCCCAAATAAATAGTTTCTACCCCCTCTACAAGGTCTGTGAATTAGATCCTCAGCTACCACATATCGCTATCTACAAGTACAGATTTGATGAATCTTGAATGAACTGTCAAGACCAGTATACACAGCTGACAATTCATTGTTGTTCTTATAGCTGGTAACAAGGAAGTAGAGTGGGAAAGACCATGAGGCAGCCCGTCAGCAGCCTTGGCAGGAAGTTCCACTGAACCGAACTCTTATCAAAAAACTATGGTATCTGCTGACCAAAACAATTACCAAAGGATCAGAGTTCATGGTTAAGGATCTACCGAAATtgcaatttttgcagaaaccatgatTTTAGCCAGGCCCCATGAAAAAGCATGGGCTCCACAAAGAAGTGTAGGGTCTGTGCTTTTGACAGGctcccaaaaaccaaaaaaccccccaaaactcacCAAAAGTAAAATGCTTGCTTCCTTTGGGGAACCGGCAGTCCTTGTGGCTGCTatggcctggccatgcagcccatAGAGGAGGGCTGCTGGCACAGCAAGATGGCTACCACCTCTGCCCCTCATTGGCTGTGAGGACTGTGTCATATGcccccactccttgccaccaGAGGGGAGGAGCAGTGCTGCATGACAGTCTTCACAACCAATCAGTGATACGGGCTGGGGCAGTATGACATGTAGCCCtagcagccaatcagcagcgagggTGGAGCCACCAGaaccccttggccaatcagaggtgtagGAGGAGGCCCTGCCATGCTCCACCTATGAAAATGGTTGCCAGCCCCACAATCTGCATGCGAAATTGGCCAGCTACCACTTCAACTTTGGTAAACCCCTATTCATGGTTTTTGACAGCTTCCCTGTTCCTAATCCCACCCATCCAGGTAAACCATTGCTTTTGCAAATGTACTGTAGGAAAAGTACACAGCACTGAAAATAAAGCACTAGGAGAAACATAACTGCTGCAATACAAAGTTCCCTCAACTGCTTCAGTGCTGCAAGTGTGGATACATAGAATCTATGACACTCACTACTTAATCTAATTCTTTATTACAGACACCTCTGTCAAAGTCTATACCAATTGCCAAATTATGCAGACATGGAAAGAATGGGCAGATTTATCATCACTACTTTACACATAACCAAATAAAGGTAAAACATCTTTTTAGACTATACTTACACTTTTGCCTATTATCTGCTACAAATTTATAAAAATCAGGTAAATGATAGTGCAGTAGTGACACATGGTTAATTTTTAACGTAAGAAACAAAATGATGTGGATAAACTGAAATGCACAGTTTCTTCATAAAGAGATAAATGAACTTTAATAGCTTTTAAGAAATAcaaacctggggaaaaaaaaaagtcagccctCCTACTTACAAATTTACTTTTTTGAGGTAACCGTGGACCATCTCCTTCTTCAGTTTCCTCAgtgcctttcttttcttttttagacaTCTGAGAGCGTTGTTGCTCCATTCGCTCTTTCTCcagctttttctgtttttctcgTTCCATCTTTTCCAGACCCTCACGAATCCAAGCAGGAAGCGTTCTGCGTTTCACAGCATCTGCACAGGAGAGATTTGTAATTTTAtcagaaggggagagaaaaagaaaagaaaaaaaaaaaagaccagacATGCTATGTGCTATTATTGGTAAACAGTATCTTGTAATaatagctttatttatttattcatttacagGCAAAAAGTAATTACAGATTTCaaattttacatttctttttaaagcaaaagaCTTCTAAAGCGAATCAtgctttcagatttttttcattaaagagTGGTTAACATGTACCAATCTGTGGAGGCTCCTGCTTCACAGGCATCGTGATAGGTGAACGCTGACGATCTCTGAATGAGGGTCTTTCCCTTCGGTTCTGAGGAGGTGCTGGAGGTGCTGGTGGACCTGGTGGCCCTGGTGGTCCTGGCTGCCAATAAGGTGGATGAAATCCACCTTGGGGTGGACCAAAAGCAGCCCCATGCTGAAAGAGTAATGCAGTTTATTTTTCTTCACATTTAATACTATGTATAGCATGTGTACGTGTGTAAGTGGGACTACAGAAATCCATGCAAGTAGAAGATCCATGATTCCTAGGTTAAGGGCTTTCTACCATTTTACACTGTTTCCAAAAATctaaattttcatttttatatttatgaTGAGCTTTACGGTTGGAGTCATGTCTTTTAACAAACTTCCAGCTTTGAAAAGAAATTTTTAGAATGTAAATGCTGATGCCACTATGAACCTGAAAGGGAGCTCAGAAACCCCTGAAGCCTGAACATCAGGAGCTAGCTACCTCATATCAATAACAAATGCCCTACAATCAAGCATGTATGAAGTGTGGACTTAAGAGTAAAGGTAGTGCACATAATTTTGAAATGTGGCCCTACCAACACCCAATTCTATAACTACATCTTGAAAACAAAAGTTCAAAAGTTCCAGGTTTTATTGCAGGTTAATTCCAAGACCATGCAATTTCCAGTCACCTATCAAGGATGCTACCAGTAAAAACTTGTTTTTGATTAAAAGTACATTAAATTGTATTTAGAACAGCCTTTGGGCTCCAAGCAAGTTGCCATGCAACCCAGAGTTGCAAAGCTAATGCGCAAGAGTTCATACTACATTTTGGTGCCTGAAAATAGCCACCGAACACATCTGTTTGAAAAGACTGTGTTTAGGAATAAAACTGCAAACAAGTGTTGATTTGATCATTTATATTAACAGATGCTTGGTTATTTTACTATCATTTAAGCTGAGTTGTGTTTACTGAGTAACTTGCTATGAAGAGAATTTTCTGTGCTGCTTTCAAAGTTTTGGAAAGTTTTCTTTAAGATTTGGTTCCAGAAAGAAGCAAAGACAGGACGGCTTTCTGATCCTAAAGCCTTTAAAAATGGATGGTTCACCTTATGTCTGACAATGCCACACACTAAAATTCTGTCATGAAAAGCAGGatagaaaacagaaataaatccTTGCACTTGTAAAGTCTTCTCCATAGAATTATACTATCTCTGAATACAGGGAGATGTTCCAAAAGATATAGActgttaataaatatatatttttaaaggtttgaGCATTCAATACCtgtgaaaaatcagaaaaaaaatatcagttttctcTATctagagatttttatttttccacatATAACACCCTCATCTATTCCTTATATACGCTATACATAACTTGTTTGCCAGAGtgaagaaaaaattggatgtggatttttaaaaagcattgtttATTCAGAGAATCACAGAAGATAGATATGGAAAGGATCAATTGGATCATCCAGTCTATCTCCCTGTAAATGCAAGACTGTTCCCTACAGTACATTTTCTAgtgtatttaaatatattttctaaacTTTATTTAATGCTTTTAGATTTTACACAACTTAgttatattaattatattttgaAAAACAGTGAATCATTTGAATATTGCACATAACAGCCATTTCTCATTATTAGTAtgggaaaaaatattgtttggCCTCAGAGCTGAACTGAAAACACTAAAGTCTTCTTCTGTATGCATAAGGTATTTTACATTTCGTAAAATGTATCTTAGCAGACAACAGACTTTGTAGTTGTTTGTAGAACTGAAGAATGCAAGTCGCCGCTAGATATTCTTAGAGGAACACTTCCACGGAAGGGACTCTGCACGTCTACAACATTAAAGCAACAAATATGTTTCACCTGATAGTCAAACTGGTTCACTGGCCCCATTGCAAAGTTATCGGGAGGTCCCCCAAAGTTGTGATTGTTCTGGTTAAATATATGCCTGTTGTCAGGGGCAAATTCCCCACTGTCCTGACTGTTGCTGTCTTCAGATGGAGGAACGATTTCCATTGGACCTTGGGCTGGAGGTATCCATTGCTGATCTGGAGGTGGATGAGGGGGTTGGTGAGGCATTCCCCATTCTGTTTAGGATTTAGAATACAATTTAATACATGGTTAACAATGAAACAGAGAAATCACAGATTTTCTTATTCTAGTAATATCAAGATTGCGAAAAAGCCAGAACTTTTAGAAAGCAATATTGTCAATACAAagtcatatatttttaaagaatcatTGTCACCTACAGTCAGTTATGATGGAGGTTGAACTAGAGCTTCCCTGAATTAATCCCTGCTTAAAGTCCAACAGCTGTGGTTCATCTATAGCTTATCATTCAGAAAAAATAGACAACCCTGATTTTAAGATTTCTAGGGGCAGTGAAATTATAACAATCCTCTGGTAAGTTAAGTTATTTCAACAGTTAATAACCCTCACCATTAAAAATGTGCACCTTATTTATAGTTTTCTTCATGCtcaacttccagccattggatGTTGTTATATTATACCTTAAATCTTCTGGACCAAAGAGCCatcattttattattaaaaaaaatctgtttcccaCGCAGGTACAGAGAGATCATGATCAGCTCAATCCTTAACTTTCTGTAACAAACAGATCAAATACCTTGATTCTTTATTTCTACATTTGGCCAAGAACTTCTCTCTACAAGATCCAACAGCTACTTGATAATGATTTAACATTTCTATGTCCACTTCCCTCATCTTACAATTCAGAAAGTTATTAAAATAAACACATATTTGGAATGTTCTGTAATTGTGTTATTATGTATACAGCTGTGCTATACGTCTTAGAGGTGGCTGCAGAAAACTCACAGACCAGAGGGAGGAGTAACTACAATTAGGATTAAATCTGACATTCTAGACGCCTTCATTATGCACAGCTAAAAACTGTAAATGATATTCTGAAAAGGTCTAAATTAGAAATTTGGCTCCATTAACTTTGACTCGTTTGGATAGTGTTACTTGAACATTTGGGAAACCACTGCTCTTTTAAATTATCCAATACACATAGAAAAAGTACCGTTTTCCCCTGGTTTTCATCAAATCAAATGCAATTTCCACTAGACCAATGAAAAGCATGCATATGGATTTAGAACCTGTttccctgccaaatttcaaacTGCCATTACATTCTGATGATATGCTAGATCTGTTTAGAACTATGAAAAACACTTTTAGCAGAAAAAACATTAACACAGTTTTCAGTCTTTCCATGCTTGAaatcagctgtgtgtgtgtgtgtgtgtgtggggggggggggggggggggggggggggagaagccccTATACTGCTTCAAtcaagctaagaaaaaaaaagagagagaaaattataCATAACTGAAAATGATCCATTTTACTGAAAACGTTTGGTCAGTTTTAAGAAAAGATTATTTAGGTGGAATGCTCATAGTGGGATAGGAAAGGCATCAGAAAAGCCTCAAAATGGGACTGATATGATAAAAGTACATTTTACAGAgatttttccccttcctgctctcaAAGGTTTTAAAATCCTTTGAGCCAGTATTTCATAAGCTACATGTTGGGCACATCATGTTCTGCAGTCTGTCAAACCCATGAGAAAAAGTTATAGGGGTGCAACAGGAAGACAACAGATGCCTACTTCCTCTAGggcaagggtgctcaacccctggcccacaagccagatccagcccgtggcctcatgtcatctggtccatgggatTCCTCGTAGGTCCAGAAATCTGGCAATGGGGAAGCGGTGGCACTGGACTCAtagggagccccaggccctgcaaaCTGGATCAGgcacccaatcccagcacacaggaccAAGTAGGAATGGCActaggccccagggcccaatcctcaTGGCTAAGAGGAGGCAGTGCCAGATCCCTGGGGACCAATTCAGCactggggggcagaagggggaagcACCGGGTCCCCTGGGGACCAAATGCAGTGTGCAGGGGTAGAAGGCAGCAGTGCCAAGCCCTTAGGAACCAATTGCAACATGCAAGGGCAGAAggaggcagtgccaggcccctgggGAACAACTGTAGCATGTGAGGGCAGCACTGGCTCTTGGGAACCAATCCCAATgtacaggggcaggaaggggtggtgATGGGCCCCTGGGGACCAATCCCAGTTTGCAGGAGGGGACAGTAGCAGACCCtatggcaggggtaggcaaaacgCAGAccgccaggccattctctctggtccgtagggcccctaaaaaatttagaaaattaatattaacctgccctgggctgcctgtcatgcagccctcgatggcttgccgaaactcagtaagcggccctcttcccaaaataattgcccacccctgccctagggcccCTGCCAACACTCAGGCCAGGGAGGGGCTAGCGCCAGGCCCCAAGCTCTTACTGACCAGAGAATAAGAAGTGAAACAAGTAGCCAGATACAAATAGTTAAACTGCAGCATGTGCTTATTCTTCTCTACCAAAACTAAAATCAAAACAAGACTACTGCTTACACACTAGGCTCAAGCCTAAAAAAACCTACAGATTACGGAATTGTGGCATAAAATGCTTGGGTCTACCCTTTTCCACTCCCAGAAGTAGTTATTTGAGAATATAAAGCACATCAGGTATATACAGATGATAAGGTTTAGGAGGAAACAGAATCAGGTAACATTCATACAGGTTACCAAATAAAGTATAAACACATTTTCattggaggaaggaagaaaacaaaccTGGCTGCCACATTCTGTTGAAGTTGGGATCCCCCTGAAAATTGTTATGGTTGTTTGCACCAGATTCTACTCCTGAAATCTCCTGTCCATTTGGCATCATTCCTTGTTGTTCCACCACGCCCTGCTGCCCTGAGGCCTCTCGCTGAGCAATCCATGCTTGAGCTAGTGCAGCCCAATCAATCTGACCTAAAACAAATATAGAAGaatttatttcaatatttaaaatTTCCAAAATATAATTATGAGTTATATAGTCACTCAACAAAAATACTGTAACAATATTCACCTGCAACAATTACCTTGCTGATAATTGATACTATGCACAGAATGTGATTACACTACAGTTTTATTGCTCATTACACATTTCAATGTGTGTTTATACTTGCTGAAGTGGAATTTCTCTACATA
This genomic window contains:
- the PNISR gene encoding arginine/serine-rich protein PNISR translates to MWDQGGQPWQQWPLNQQQWMQSFQHQQDPSQIDWAALAQAWIAQREASGQQGVVEQQGMMPNGQEISGVESGANNHNNFQGDPNFNRMWQPEWGMPHQPPHPPPDQQWIPPAQGPMEIVPPSEDSNSQDSGEFAPDNRHIFNQNNHNFGGPPDNFAMGPVNQFDYQHGAAFGPPQGGFHPPYWQPGPPGPPGPPAPPAPPQNRRERPSFRDRQRSPITMPVKQEPPQIDAVKRRTLPAWIREGLEKMEREKQKKLEKERMEQQRSQMSKKEKKGTEETEEGDGPRLPQKSKFDSDEEDDDVENSEAVSVGKVSRSPSPALPEEQSEPEMTEEEKEYQMMFLTKMLLTEILLDVTNEEIYYVAKDVHRKATKAPAKQLAQSSALASLTGLGGLGGYGSGDSEDERSDRGSESSDTDDEELRHRIRQKQEAFWRKEREQQLLLEKQLEEEKLQNEKIPKDMSEYTNKEQNSSFSPCEIKETEDDMVNEKKRSPSETAPDTELKKDVKERERIGRSRSRSSSSGSSSSNSRSSSSSSTVSSSSYSTSSGSSRSSSRSSSPKRKKRHSRSRSPSHKVRRSRSRSYSHRNRRERSRSREKIRERRRSSRNRSMERGERRRNRSPSQERSWERHRSSSHSRDRRASRASRSRSRDRRKSDDQHRNLSGNRHKHKGDGKDQERKKERSRSIDKDRKKNRERDRDQEKRKEKQKKEEKDSKTGNHDENRLKRKRESERTLSRSDSISVKILRQDSRQEGKKSSTKDSKKHSGSESSARSSSESPGSSKEKKAKKSKHSRSRSMEKSQRSGKKASRKHKSKSRSRSTTPPRRKR